GCCCTCGGTAAGGGCCAGGGTGCGCTCGAAGCCGAGGCCGGTGTCGACGTTCGTGTTGGGCAGGTCGGTCAGCTGGCCGTCGGCGCCGCGGAAGTACTGGGTGAAGACCAGGTTCCAGAACTCGATGTAGCGCCACTCGGAGCCCTGGGCCGGCCCGCCGTCGGCGCCGAACTCCGGCCCGAAGTCGAAGAACAGCTCCGAGCTGGGCCCGCACGGGCCGGTCTCGCCCATCTCCCAGAAGTTGTCGGTGCCCATGCGCTGGATGCGCTGGCGGGGCAGGCCGACCACGTCCGCCCAGATCGCCTCGGCCTCGTCGTCGGTGGTATGCACGGTGGCCCAGATCCGGTCGCCATCGACCCCCAAGCCGCCCTCACCGACCGACGAGGTGACGAACTCCCAGGCCCAGGGGATCATCTCGGCCTTGAAGTAGTCGCCGAAGCTGAAGTTGCCCGCCATCTCGAAGAACGACAGATGGCGGGTGCTGCGACCGATCGCGTCGAGGTCGTTGTGCTTGCCGCCGGCCCGCACGCACTTCTGGATCGAGGACGCACGCGGCGGGTCGTAGGGCACCGCCTCCTCGCCCAGGAAGTACGACACGAAGGGCATCATGCCCGAGTTGGTGAACATCGGCGCCGAGGGGTGGTGTGGGATCAGCCCGGCGGAGGGCACCACCGTGTGGCCCCTCCGCTCAAAAAATCGGTCCCAGGCAGATCGCAGTTCATGTGCGCGCATAGCGGTCCGAGCCTACCGGCCCACGTGAGGGCTTCCCGCAGCGGTTACACTTCGAACGCATGTTCGCCCCATCCGCCGCCGACCACGTCAGCCCCGACCTGCTCAATCCCGAACAGCAGCGGGCGGTCCAGGCGCGCGGCGGTCACCTGCTGGTCGTCGCCGGCGCCGGCACCGGCAAGACGCGCACCCTGGTGGCCCGGGTGGTGGGGCTGATCGCCGACGGGGTCGATCCCAGCCGCATCCTGTTGTTGACCTTCACCCGCCGCAGCGCCGCCGAGATGTTGGGCCGGGTGGCAGCCGCCGAGCGGGACTGCTCGGGTGCCGCAGCGCAGGTGTGGGGCGGCACGTTTCACTCGGTGGCCAACCGCTTGTTGCGCACGTTCGGTGGCTCCGCCGGGTTGCCCCCCAACTTCACCGTGCTCGATCACGCCGACAGCACCGAGCTGATGGGGATGGTGCGCACCGAGGAGGGCTTCGGCGAACGGGCCAAGCGGTTCCCCAAGGCGCAGACCGTCGCCGCCATCTACAGCCGGGTGGTCAACAGCCAGGCCAAGCTGGCAGCGGTCCTCGAGGTGGACTACCCGTGGTGCGCCGATGATGGCGACGATCTAAAGACGATCTTTGCCGCCTACACCGCCGCCAAACGGCGCCATCACCTGCTCGACTACGACGATCTGTTGTTGTTCTGGCGTGGGGTGCTCGCCTCCCCCGCCGGCGCAGCGATGGCCGAGCGCTTCGACCACGTGCTCGTCGACGAGTACCAGGACACCAACCCGATCCAGTCCGACATCCTGCGTGCGCTGACCCGGGCGGGGACGCCGTACCAGGCCGGTACCCAGGTGTGCGCCGTCGGCGACGACGCCCAGGCGATCTACGGCTTTCGGTCGGCCTCGGTGGAGAACATGTGGGCGTTCGCCGAGCACTTCCCCGGCGCTTCGATCGTCACCCTGGAACGCAACTACCGATCGACCCAACCGATCCTGGCGGTGGCCAACGCCGTGCTGTCCGACACCACCCACTTCGCCAAGAAGCTGTGGACCACGCGCAGCGACGGGCCCCGGCCGATGCTGGCCACCCACCACGACGAGGGGGCCCAGAGCCGCGCCGTCGCCAACGCCGTGCTCGATGCCCGGGAGCGGGGGATCGACCTGCGCCAACAGGCGGTGCTGTTTCGCGCCGGCCATCACGGGGACTCGCTCGAGCTCGAGCTGACCCGGCGGGATATCCCCTACGTGAAGTTCGGCGGGCTGAAGTACCTGGAGGCGGCCCACGTCAAGGACCTGCTGGCGCAGCTGCGCATTCTGGAGAACCCCGCCGATGCGATGGCCTGGCACCGCGTGCTCGCCTCGTTGGACGGGGTGGGGCCGGCCACCGTCCGCCGGATCATCGCTGAACTGGGCCTGGTCGAGCCGGCGCCCGAGCCTTCCGGGGCGACCGCTGCTGCGTCGCTGGGCGACGATCCGTTGGGCCGTTTCATCGGCGGCGTGGGCGCCTTGCCGCCTGCGGCCACCGCCCAGGCCGCCGAGCTGCGCGCCGCGTTCGCCGACTGTCGGGGCGAGTCCCGGCCGCCGGCCGAGCAGGTGGAGCGCCTGGCGAGCTTCTGCGCGATGGTGTTTCCCGGCCGCTACGACAACGCTGATGTGCGGCTGGCCGACATCGGCCAGCTGGCCGCCAGCGCCGGCGGCTACCGCAGCCGATCCCGTTTCCTCGCCGAGCTGACCCTCGATCCCCCCGGCAAAACCTCCGAGCTCGCCGGTCCCCCGCACCTCGACGACGACTGGCTCACCCTGAGCACGATCCATTCGGCCAAGGGCGGCGAGTGGCGCGCCGTCCACGTGCTGCACGCCTCGGATGGCAACATCCCCTCCGACATGGCGCTCGGCGACGTCGACGCCATGGCCGAGGAGCTGCGCCTGCTGTACGTGGCACTCACCCGTGCCCGGGACGAGCTGTCGGTGCACGTGCCGTTGCGCTACCACGTCAACCGCCACGGTCACGACGACCGGCACCTGTACGGCCAGGTCAGCCGGTTCATCGAGCCGGCGCGCCATCTGTTCGAGGCCACGACCACTGCGGTGGATGCGACGCTCGACGAGGTGGTGGCCCTCGACGGCACGGTCGGGGTGGCCGACGAGGTCGACGCGCTGTTGGCATCCCTGTGGGATTGAGCGCCGTCAGCCGCAGCCGATCGCCTCGATCGTCTCGAGCGGGTCGCGATCGCCCCCCGAGCGCCAATCGTCGAGGAACGGTTGCGGGTAGGTAAGCCCCCGGCGGTTCTGCCAGCCGGTGAGGCACGCCGGGGACAGCCCGAAGTGGATGTGGCAGCCGGTTCCGGCG
Above is a window of Candidatus Microthrix subdominans DNA encoding:
- a CDS encoding ATP-dependent helicase encodes the protein MFAPSAADHVSPDLLNPEQQRAVQARGGHLLVVAGAGTGKTRTLVARVVGLIADGVDPSRILLLTFTRRSAAEMLGRVAAAERDCSGAAAQVWGGTFHSVANRLLRTFGGSAGLPPNFTVLDHADSTELMGMVRTEEGFGERAKRFPKAQTVAAIYSRVVNSQAKLAAVLEVDYPWCADDGDDLKTIFAAYTAAKRRHHLLDYDDLLLFWRGVLASPAGAAMAERFDHVLVDEYQDTNPIQSDILRALTRAGTPYQAGTQVCAVGDDAQAIYGFRSASVENMWAFAEHFPGASIVTLERNYRSTQPILAVANAVLSDTTHFAKKLWTTRSDGPRPMLATHHDEGAQSRAVANAVLDARERGIDLRQQAVLFRAGHHGDSLELELTRRDIPYVKFGGLKYLEAAHVKDLLAQLRILENPADAMAWHRVLASLDGVGPATVRRIIAELGLVEPAPEPSGATAAASLGDDPLGRFIGGVGALPPAATAQAAELRAAFADCRGESRPPAEQVERLASFCAMVFPGRYDNADVRLADIGQLAASAGGYRSRSRFLAELTLDPPGKTSELAGPPHLDDDWLTLSTIHSAKGGEWRAVHVLHASDGNIPSDMALGDVDAMAEELRLLYVALTRARDELSVHVPLRYHVNRHGHDDRHLYGQVSRFIEPARHLFEATTTAVDATLDEVVALDGTVGVADEVDALLASLWD